The Allocatelliglobosispora scoriae genome contains a region encoding:
- a CDS encoding NAD-glutamate dehydrogenase, whose protein sequence is MAPNGADELTERAEVVHTGTSEDSPEWDGVEPLMDEADGDDDLGEEMPSTERLVADAVALAGDNLDDANLVGRFWRFAPDEEMVGLSPSELLSAARGHRELARQRVAGELKLRTGLTSDGHHTAIEVVVDDMPFLVDSITAALSARNLDVHLLVHPVIVVRREAGGELTEVCADVEPDDAIHGDLVESWMRLEVDPVRDPDEAEHLERELRRVLGDVRDAVEDWPKMRAQALGLADELTAAVLPVPDKDITDSVELLRWLADNHFTFLGYREYKLVDEHLLTAVPGTGLGILRADQLAPRELDSMTPEAYRKALEKRLLIITKANSRATVHRSAYLDYIGFKIFDGNGEVVGERRFLGLFSSAAYRTSVRDLPVVKRKVAAVLDRSGLSPRSHSGKDLLEILESYPRDELFQIGTDDLFQASVGVLRMAGRRQLRLFLRKDAYGRFISCLVYLPRDRFTTAHRLAMQDILLRELNGVGLDYTTRVSESALARAHFIVRVDPNEPPGEIDTDRLAELLADATRSWDDDFKIVLSHKLGDEHGKALFHRYADALPETYKDGYNAYEAVQDLAKLELLEEPGQLELHLFRRRKDDSDVRFKIFRYGEPMMLSSVLPVLHSLGVKVIDERPYEVSRSDGRVFLYDFGLRLPEGARELTGVRAHVENAFGAAWRDEAEVDGFNELLVRAGLTWRQVVVLRAYAKYLRQTGTVFTQESMETTFVTYPVIAAQLVALFETRFDPGLDLTPEDRSVQSKELVAAIGRQLDAVTSLDQDRILRNYLTLIQATLRTSFYQKGNDSRPKSYVAFKLDPQAIPELPAPRPKYEIFVYSPRFEGVHLRFGSVARGGLRWSDRRDDFRTEVLGLVKAQMVKNAVIVPVGAKGGFVLKQAPPSSDRDAFMAEGVTCYRLFIAALLDVTDNLVGGEIVPPKDVVRHDGDDAYLVVAADKGTATFSDIANEISVAYGHWLGDAFASGGSAGYDHKGMGITAKGAWESVKRHFRDLGTDIQTQDFTVVGVGDMSGDVFGNGMLLSEHIRLVAAFDHRHIFLDPTPDAATSIAERRRMFALSRSSWDDYDKTLISAGGGIFPRTAKSIPISPEVRAALGLGAGVDAMSPPELMKAILLAPVDLLWNGGIGTYVKAAAESHADVGDKANDAIRVNGAHLRARVVGEGGNLGLTQKGRIEYAQAGGHVFADFIDNSAGVDCSDHEVNIKILLASDTSLATEDRNALLAEMTDEVAALVLRDNYLQATALGNAHAQAHSLLPVHRRLITSLEQSGKLNRALEALPTDEELAARGAAGQGLTGPEFAVLMAYVKIALEEEILHSSLPDDAWTFDLLRDYFPTPLRERYAGAMANHPLRREIVTTVMVNEAVNRGGISWVFRTVEETGATAADVLRSYAVVRDVYDLPALWHEVEKLDNQVPTEAQTSIYLEARRLMDRASRWLVQSRRSPMDVPGEVERLHPGVAALMPRLDTLFLGAEREAIVAHAARLVEGGVPVKLADWGTRILHSFCLLDVVEVSIATGRAVEEVAGVYFVLSERFRVDDLLTKISMLPRQDRWQTLARMALRYDLYAALAALTTEVLAVGSAEDDPHTRVDKWEQLNDSAIQRTRNAIGELDGIRADLAALSVLLRQIRQLVVTR, encoded by the coding sequence ATGGCACCGAACGGTGCGGACGAGCTGACGGAGCGAGCCGAAGTCGTGCATACGGGCACGAGCGAGGACTCTCCGGAGTGGGACGGCGTCGAACCGCTGATGGACGAGGCGGACGGCGACGATGACCTCGGCGAGGAGATGCCCAGTACCGAGCGGCTCGTCGCGGACGCGGTCGCCCTGGCCGGGGACAATCTCGACGACGCCAACCTGGTGGGCCGGTTCTGGCGCTTCGCCCCCGACGAGGAGATGGTCGGCCTCTCGCCGTCCGAGCTGCTCTCGGCCGCGCGCGGGCACCGTGAGCTGGCCCGGCAGCGGGTCGCCGGTGAGCTGAAGCTGCGCACGGGACTCACCTCCGACGGGCACCACACGGCGATCGAGGTCGTCGTCGACGACATGCCGTTCCTGGTCGACTCGATCACCGCCGCGCTCAGCGCGCGCAACCTCGACGTGCACCTGCTGGTGCACCCGGTGATCGTGGTCCGTCGCGAGGCGGGCGGCGAGCTGACCGAGGTCTGCGCCGATGTCGAGCCCGACGACGCGATCCACGGCGACCTCGTCGAGAGCTGGATGCGCCTGGAGGTGGATCCGGTCCGCGATCCCGACGAGGCGGAGCACCTGGAGCGCGAGCTGCGCCGGGTGCTGGGCGACGTGCGCGACGCGGTCGAGGACTGGCCGAAGATGCGCGCACAGGCGCTGGGGCTCGCCGACGAGCTGACCGCCGCAGTGCTGCCGGTGCCGGACAAGGACATCACCGACTCGGTGGAGCTGCTGCGGTGGCTCGCCGACAACCACTTCACCTTCCTGGGGTACCGGGAGTACAAGCTCGTCGACGAGCACCTGCTCACCGCCGTACCCGGCACGGGGTTGGGGATCCTGCGGGCGGACCAGCTCGCGCCGCGCGAGCTGGACTCGATGACGCCGGAGGCCTATCGCAAGGCGCTGGAGAAGCGGCTGCTGATCATCACGAAGGCCAATTCCCGGGCCACCGTGCACCGATCCGCCTACCTCGACTACATCGGCTTCAAGATCTTCGACGGCAACGGCGAGGTCGTGGGGGAGCGCCGCTTCCTGGGACTCTTCTCGTCGGCGGCATATCGCACCAGCGTGCGGGACCTGCCCGTGGTGAAGCGGAAGGTCGCGGCGGTCCTGGACCGGTCGGGGCTCAGCCCGCGCAGCCACTCCGGCAAGGACCTGCTGGAGATCCTGGAGAGCTACCCGCGCGACGAGCTCTTCCAGATCGGCACCGACGACCTCTTCCAGGCCTCGGTGGGCGTGCTGCGGATGGCCGGGCGCCGGCAGCTGCGGCTGTTCCTGCGCAAGGACGCCTACGGCCGGTTCATCTCGTGCCTGGTCTACCTGCCGCGCGACCGGTTCACCACCGCGCACCGCCTCGCGATGCAGGACATCCTGCTGCGCGAGCTCAACGGCGTCGGGCTCGACTACACCACCCGGGTGAGCGAGTCCGCGCTGGCCAGAGCACACTTCATCGTGCGGGTCGACCCCAACGAGCCGCCGGGGGAGATCGACACCGACCGCCTCGCCGAGCTGCTCGCCGACGCCACCCGCTCCTGGGACGACGACTTCAAGATCGTGCTGTCGCACAAGCTCGGCGACGAGCACGGCAAGGCGCTGTTCCACCGCTACGCCGACGCGCTGCCGGAAACCTACAAGGACGGTTACAACGCCTACGAGGCCGTCCAGGACCTGGCGAAACTCGAACTGCTGGAGGAACCTGGACAGCTGGAACTGCACCTGTTCCGGCGCCGCAAGGACGACTCCGACGTCCGTTTCAAGATCTTCCGGTACGGCGAGCCGATGATGCTCTCCTCCGTCCTGCCCGTGCTCCACTCGCTCGGCGTGAAGGTGATCGACGAGCGCCCCTACGAGGTGTCCCGCTCCGACGGCCGGGTCTTCCTCTACGACTTCGGGCTGCGGCTGCCCGAGGGGGCACGGGAGCTGACCGGTGTCCGGGCGCACGTGGAGAACGCGTTCGGCGCCGCCTGGCGCGACGAGGCGGAGGTCGACGGCTTCAACGAGCTGCTCGTCCGGGCCGGTCTGACATGGCGGCAGGTCGTGGTGCTGCGCGCCTACGCGAAATATCTCCGGCAGACCGGCACGGTCTTCACGCAGGAGTCGATGGAGACGACCTTCGTCACCTACCCGGTGATCGCGGCGCAGCTCGTCGCGCTCTTCGAGACCCGCTTCGATCCCGGTCTCGACCTCACGCCCGAGGACCGGTCGGTGCAGAGCAAGGAGCTCGTCGCGGCGATCGGTCGGCAGCTCGACGCCGTGACCAGCCTCGACCAGGACCGGATCCTGCGCAACTACCTCACCCTGATCCAAGCGACGCTGCGGACCAGCTTCTATCAGAAGGGCAACGACTCGCGGCCCAAGTCCTACGTCGCCTTCAAGCTGGACCCGCAGGCGATCCCGGAGCTGCCCGCACCCCGGCCGAAGTACGAGATCTTCGTGTATTCGCCGCGCTTCGAAGGCGTACACCTCCGGTTCGGTTCGGTGGCGCGCGGCGGCCTGCGCTGGTCCGACCGGCGCGACGACTTCCGGACCGAGGTCTTGGGCCTGGTCAAGGCCCAGATGGTGAAGAACGCGGTGATCGTGCCGGTCGGCGCGAAGGGCGGTTTCGTGCTCAAGCAGGCGCCGCCGTCGTCGGACCGCGACGCGTTCATGGCCGAGGGCGTGACCTGCTATCGGCTCTTCATCGCGGCGCTGCTCGACGTGACCGACAACCTGGTCGGCGGCGAGATCGTGCCGCCCAAGGATGTCGTGCGCCACGACGGCGACGACGCCTACCTGGTCGTCGCGGCCGACAAGGGCACGGCGACCTTCAGCGACATCGCCAACGAGATCTCCGTCGCCTACGGCCACTGGCTCGGTGACGCGTTCGCTTCCGGAGGCTCGGCCGGTTATGACCACAAGGGGATGGGGATCACCGCGAAGGGTGCCTGGGAGTCGGTGAAGCGGCACTTCCGCGACCTCGGCACCGACATCCAGACGCAGGACTTCACCGTGGTCGGCGTCGGCGACATGTCCGGCGACGTCTTCGGCAACGGCATGCTGCTCTCCGAGCACATCCGCCTCGTCGCGGCCTTCGACCACCGGCACATCTTCCTCGACCCCACCCCCGACGCGGCGACCTCGATCGCCGAGCGGCGCCGCATGTTCGCGCTGTCCCGCTCCTCGTGGGACGACTACGACAAGACGCTCATCTCGGCCGGCGGCGGCATCTTCCCGCGGACGGCCAAATCGATCCCGATCAGCCCCGAGGTCCGGGCCGCGCTCGGCCTCGGCGCCGGGGTCGACGCGATGAGCCCGCCCGAATTGATGAAGGCGATCCTGCTCGCCCCCGTCGACCTGCTCTGGAACGGCGGCATCGGCACCTACGTCAAGGCCGCCGCCGAGTCGCACGCCGACGTGGGCGACAAGGCCAACGACGCCATCCGCGTCAACGGCGCGCATCTGCGCGCCCGGGTGGTCGGCGAGGGCGGCAACCTCGGCCTCACCCAAAAAGGCCGCATCGAGTACGCCCAGGCGGGCGGCCACGTCTTCGCCGACTTCATCGACAACTCGGCGGGTGTCGACTGCTCCGACCACGAGGTCAACATCAAGATCCTGCTCGCGTCGGACACCTCCCTCGCGACCGAGGACCGCAACGCGCTGCTCGCCGAGATGACCGACGAGGTCGCGGCGCTGGTGCTGCGGGACAACTACCTGCAGGCCACGGCACTCGGCAACGCGCACGCGCAGGCGCACTCTCTGCTCCCCGTGCACCGGCGGCTCATCACCTCGCTGGAGCAGTCCGGCAAGCTCAACCGGGCACTCGAGGCGCTCCCCACCGACGAGGAACTCGCCGCCCGCGGTGCGGCCGGGCAGGGGCTCACCGGTCCCGAGTTCGCCGTCCTCATGGCATACGTCAAGATCGCCCTCGAAGAGGAGATCCTGCACTCCAGCCTGCCCGACGACGCGTGGACCTTCGACCTGCTGCGGGACTACTTCCCCACGCCGCTGCGGGAACGCTACGCCGGTGCGATGGCGAACCACCCGCTGCGCCGGGAGATCGTCACCACGGTCATGGTCAACGAAGCGGTCAACCGGGGCGGCATCTCCTGGGTCTTCCGGACGGTCGAGGAGACCGGAGCAACCGCCGCCGACGTGCTGCGCTCGTACGCCGTGGTCCGCGACGTCTACGACCTGCCCGCGCTGTGGCACGAGGTCGAGAAGCTCGACAACCAGGTGCCGACCGAGGCGCAGACCTCGATCTACCTGGAAGCCCGACGGCTGATGGACCGCGCCTCGCGGTGGCTCGTCCAGTCCCGGCGCTCGCCGATGGACGTGCCCGGCGAGGTCGAGCGGCTCCACCCCGGCGTCGCGGCGCTCATGCCACGCCTCGACACCCTCTTCCTCGGTGCCGAGCGGGAGGCGATCGTCGCCCACGCGGCCCGGCTCGTCGAGGGTGGTGTGCCGGTGAAGCTCGCCGACTGGGGCACCCGGATCCTGCACAGCTTCTGCCTGCTCGATGTCGTCGAGGTGTCGATCGCCACCGGTCGCGCGGTCGAGGAGGTGGCGGGTGTCTACTTCGTCCTGTCGGAGCGGTTCCGGGTCGACGACCTGCTCACCAAGATCTCGATGCTGCCGCGGCAGGACCGGTGGCAGACACTGGCCCGGATGGCGCTGCGCTACGACCTCTACGCCGCACTCGCCGCGCTCACCACGGAGGTGCTCGCGGTCGGCTCGGCGGAGGACGACCCGCACACCAGGGTGGACAAGTGGGAGCAGCTCAACGACTCGGCGATCCAGCGTACGCGGAACGCCATCGGTGAACTCGACGGCATTCGGGCGGACCTGGCGGCGCTGTCGGTGCTGCTGCGCCAGATCCGTCAGCTCGTCGTGACGCGGTAA